The Microcystis aeruginosa NIES-843 sequence CCAAATTTTCGATGAGGGATGATTAATTGTCAAGAAAAGCTAACATTAGTTGACCGAAAATTTGGGTACAAGCCCCGCCATGCCCGCGCAGGGTCGGGCGGCTCCACCTTAAATATGTATTGTCAACTTAAGGAATTTTGTGTTAAGATGTTGATACTCGATCGAGCAGTGTCAAGATGTTTGTACTAGAATACAAGGTTAAGCCAAAACCTAATCAGATAGAAGGCATTAACGAAGCAATACGGACAACCCAATTTGTTCGGAATAAAGTCCTGCGTTATTGGATGGATAATCAGGGTGTTGGCAAAACAGAGTTATTTCGATACAACACAGCATTAAGGAAAGAGTTTAAATTTGTTGATGATTTAAACTCCCATGCTTGCCAGACTGCTGTAGAAAGAACCTTGCGGGCAATTACTCGGTTTTACGATAATTGCCAAAATAAAGTTAAAGGAAAGAAAAACTACCCTAAGTTTAAAAAACATTCCCGTTCCGTTGAGTATAAAGTATCTGGATGGAAGCTATCAAAAGATAAACGCCATATTACCTTTACAGATAAAAAAGGTATTGGCACTCTTAAGTTGATTGGTTCTAGAGATATTAATTACTATCAACCAGACCAGATTAAACGGGTAAGAATCCTGAATCGTGCCGATGGTTATTATGTGCAGTTTTGCCTTAAATTAGACCCCAGAGACACGGTTAAGCCTTTAACACCTTCCCAGAAAGCCACTGGGATTGATGTCGGATTAAAGTTTTTCTTAGTAGATAGCGAAGGCCATCAAATTGATTGTCCGAACTACTATCGAAAAGCTGAAAAACAACTAAACCGATTAAACAAAAAAAAGTCAAAGAAATACCGTAAGGGTAAAAAACAATCTCGTAATTATCACAAAGCTAGAAAGCGATATGCTCGGAAACATTTAAGAGTAAGTAGGCAACGAGAAGAGTTTGTCAAAAGTGTGGCACTCCGTTTAGTTAAGTCTAACGACTTAATCGTCTATGAAAACTTGAATATCAAAGGCATGGTCAAAAATCGTCATTTAGCCAAGTCGATAACCGATGCAGGATGGTCTGTTTTTAGGCAATGGCTAGAGTATTTTGGGGACAAATACGGCAAGTTAACTATAGCTGTCTCACCTCATAATACGTCTCAAAATTGTTCTAATTGTGGACAAAAAGTCCAAAAGTCGCTATCTACTCGAACCCATGTTTGTCCTCATTGTGGATACACAGATTGTCGAGACAGAAACGCCGCTTTAAACATCTTGCAAAAGGGATTAAGTAGCGTGGGGCGCACGCAAACTTTAAACGCTTCGGGAGAGATTCCCTCTTGGTTGGTTGGAGAAATCCTGCTTGCTAACGGAGACTCAATGAACGAAGAATCCCCGTCTCTTTAGAGCGGGGAGCGTCAAACAAAAAAGGCGTTACAGGCGCTTTGATTGTCTGAGGCCTCTGGTTTTAGACTTTGGGAGATACCCCCCTTGAGGAG is a genomic window containing:
- a CDS encoding RNA-guided endonuclease InsQ/TnpB family protein, with the protein product MFVLEYKVKPKPNQIEGINEAIRTTQFVRNKVLRYWMDNQGVGKTELFRYNTALRKEFKFVDDLNSHACQTAVERTLRAITRFYDNCQNKVKGKKNYPKFKKHSRSVEYKVSGWKLSKDKRHITFTDKKGIGTLKLIGSRDINYYQPDQIKRVRILNRADGYYVQFCLKLDPRDTVKPLTPSQKATGIDVGLKFFLVDSEGHQIDCPNYYRKAEKQLNRLNKKKSKKYRKGKKQSRNYHKARKRYARKHLRVSRQREEFVKSVALRLVKSNDLIVYENLNIKGMVKNRHLAKSITDAGWSVFRQWLEYFGDKYGKLTIAVSPHNTSQNCSNCGQKVQKSLSTRTHVCPHCGYTDCRDRNAALNILQKGLSSVGRTQTLNASGEIPSWLVGEILLANGDSMNEESPSL